One Microbacterium trichothecenolyticum DNA window includes the following coding sequences:
- a CDS encoding metal ABC transporter ATP-binding protein: protein MSTAAPLRIRGAALERGGRELWAGLDLEVEPGELVAVLGPSGSGKTTLLRAILGLERLSAGSVEALGSPVRRAGNRHIGYIPQQRPLPRETPLRGRDIVGLGVDGHRLGLPLSRKKDRARIDELLAAVGASDFGDRPVGLLSGGEQQRLRVGQALADDPALLLCDEPLTSLDLANQQAVVRLIDRHRRERNAAVLLVTHDINPVLSRVDRILYIAHGRFTLGRPDEVLTTETLTALYGAPVYVVRAGGQLIVVGAPDADESHHHHHDEDDA from the coding sequence GTGAGCACCGCTGCACCGCTGCGCATCCGCGGCGCCGCCCTCGAACGGGGCGGCCGGGAGCTGTGGGCCGGGCTCGACCTCGAGGTCGAGCCCGGCGAGCTCGTCGCGGTGCTCGGTCCCAGCGGATCGGGCAAAACCACCCTGCTGCGCGCGATCCTCGGCCTCGAGCGGCTCAGCGCGGGGTCGGTCGAGGCGCTCGGTTCCCCCGTGCGCCGGGCGGGCAACCGCCACATCGGCTACATCCCCCAGCAGCGCCCGCTGCCGCGCGAAACCCCGCTGCGCGGCCGCGACATCGTCGGCCTCGGCGTCGACGGTCACCGCCTCGGCCTGCCGCTGTCGCGCAAGAAAGATCGCGCGCGCATCGATGAGCTGCTCGCGGCCGTCGGTGCCTCCGACTTCGGCGACCGTCCCGTCGGGCTGCTGTCCGGTGGTGAGCAGCAGCGCCTGCGCGTGGGGCAGGCCCTCGCCGACGACCCGGCCCTGCTCCTGTGCGACGAGCCCCTCACGAGCCTCGACCTGGCGAACCAGCAGGCGGTGGTCCGTCTCATCGACCGTCATCGTCGCGAGCGCAACGCCGCCGTGCTGCTGGTCACCCACGACATCAACCCCGTGCTCTCGCGCGTGGACCGCATCCTCTACATCGCGCACGGGCGGTTCACGCTCGGGCGACCCGACGAGGTACTCACCACCGAGACGCTCACTGCTCTGTACGGCGCACCCGTGTACGTCGTGCGGGCCGGCGGTCAGCTGATCGTCGTGGGCGCTCCCGACGCCGACGAGTCGCACCACCACCATCACGACGAGGACGACGCATGA
- a CDS encoding metal ABC transporter permease, giving the protein MNWSDVGDALFGGVSQYGAILELVQNSVYAGAVLGLVGGLIGVFVMQRDMAFAVHGISELSFAGAAVALLIGVDVVTGSIVGSLIAAALIGLLGARARDRNSIIGVLMPFGLGVGILCLSLYNGRSVTRFSLLTGQIVSVQSEQLGWLVVIGVAVLVALLLIWRPLRFDSLDPQSAAARGVPTTAVSLAFMLLLGLIVAVAVHIIGALLVMALLVTPAAAAMRVASGPLSVPLLAATFGFVSAVGGVLLSVAGTLPVSPYITTISFAIYLACRLIGARRDRTTRAL; this is encoded by the coding sequence ATGAACTGGTCCGATGTCGGCGACGCCCTCTTCGGGGGCGTGAGCCAGTACGGCGCCATCCTCGAGCTCGTGCAGAACTCGGTCTACGCCGGTGCCGTCCTGGGTCTGGTGGGCGGCCTGATCGGCGTGTTCGTGATGCAGCGCGACATGGCCTTCGCGGTGCACGGCATCAGCGAGCTGTCGTTCGCCGGTGCCGCGGTCGCGCTGCTGATCGGCGTCGACGTGGTGACGGGCTCGATCGTGGGCTCGCTCATCGCCGCAGCCCTCATCGGCCTGCTCGGTGCGCGCGCCCGCGACCGCAACTCGATCATCGGGGTGCTCATGCCGTTCGGCCTGGGCGTCGGCATCCTGTGCCTGTCGCTGTACAACGGCCGTAGCGTCACCCGTTTCAGCCTGTTGACCGGCCAGATCGTGTCGGTGCAGAGCGAGCAGCTGGGCTGGCTGGTCGTGATCGGCGTCGCCGTGCTCGTCGCCCTGCTGCTGATCTGGCGTCCGCTGCGTTTCGACTCGCTCGACCCGCAGTCGGCGGCCGCGCGAGGGGTGCCCACGACCGCGGTGTCACTGGCGTTCATGCTGCTGCTCGGACTCATCGTGGCGGTGGCGGTGCACATCATCGGGGCGCTGCTGGTCATGGCGTTGCTCGTGACACCGGCGGCGGCCGCGATGCGCGTGGCATCCGGGCCCCTGTCCGTGCCGCTGCTGGCGGCGACGTTCGGCTTCGTCTCTGCTGTCGGCGGCGTGCTGCTGTCTGTCGCCGGAACGCTGCCGGTGAGCCCCTACATCACCACGATCTCGTTCGCGATCTACCTCGCGTGCCGCCTCATCGGAGCCCGGCGCGACCGCACGACCCGCGCGTTGTAG
- a CDS encoding Fur family transcriptional regulator yields the protein MVQRNTWQRERVREALSGAGGFVSAQALHATLRDENTGIGLATVYRTLAGLAAKGDADSLQSPDGENLFRACETRGHHHHLICRSCGVAVEIAATDVEEWAQRTAAQHGFSEAEHVVDIFGICTDCARARARERGDE from the coding sequence ATGGTCCAGCGCAACACGTGGCAGCGAGAACGCGTGCGCGAAGCCCTGTCCGGTGCGGGCGGCTTCGTCAGTGCGCAGGCGCTGCACGCCACGCTGCGCGACGAGAACACCGGAATCGGCCTGGCGACCGTGTATCGCACGCTCGCGGGCCTGGCCGCCAAGGGCGACGCCGACTCGCTGCAGAGCCCCGACGGTGAGAATCTCTTCCGCGCCTGCGAGACGCGAGGGCACCACCACCATCTGATCTGCCGTTCCTGCGGAGTGGCCGTCGAGATCGCCGCCACCGACGTCGAGGAATGGGCGCAGCGCACGGCCGCCCAGCACGGTTTCTCCGAAGCCGAGCATGTGGTCGACATCTTCGGTATCTGCACCGATTGTGCTCGCGCGCGCGCCCGTGAGCGTGGCGACGAGTAG
- a CDS encoding permease → MSVATSSRIAASSTPSRTGAPRTLVALGLGAVVVTVLFLIDAYAPTFFAAPLPTRAQDGLTLALSVLIESLPFVVLGVLLSIIVQVWVPPGAIERWMPRAPWARRAVLSLLGMFIPVCECGNVPFARGLLMRGFGVSDTLTFLVAAPIVNPIVIISTHAAFGFSDGILVARLIGGYLVANLIGWLYSRHPDPDKLLTERFLETCEIVVQERGDRGRRSLAQFIVELRSVMPALVIGSLLAGAVQVLIPRSALLAIGSDPALSVAAMMLLAVVVSLCSNVDAFFALSFASTFTPGSIVAFLVVGPIVDLKMIALLRTTFSTRVLVGMTVVVVLFAFALGTVVNLLV, encoded by the coding sequence GTGAGCGTGGCGACGAGTAGTCGCATCGCGGCGTCGTCGACGCCCTCGCGCACCGGCGCACCTCGCACCCTCGTCGCGCTCGGCCTGGGTGCCGTGGTGGTGACGGTGCTGTTCCTCATCGACGCGTACGCACCCACGTTCTTCGCCGCCCCCTTGCCCACGCGGGCGCAAGACGGGCTGACGCTCGCTCTCAGCGTGCTCATCGAGTCACTGCCCTTCGTCGTCCTCGGCGTGCTGCTGTCGATCATCGTGCAGGTGTGGGTGCCGCCGGGCGCCATCGAACGGTGGATGCCGCGGGCTCCCTGGGCGCGCCGGGCGGTGCTGTCGCTGCTGGGCATGTTCATCCCGGTCTGCGAGTGCGGCAACGTCCCCTTCGCGCGGGGTCTGCTCATGCGCGGCTTCGGAGTCTCCGACACTCTGACGTTCCTCGTGGCGGCGCCGATCGTCAACCCGATCGTCATCATCTCCACGCACGCCGCGTTCGGCTTCAGCGACGGCATCCTGGTCGCCCGTCTCATCGGCGGGTACCTCGTCGCCAACCTCATCGGGTGGCTCTACAGCCGGCATCCTGATCCCGACAAGCTCCTGACCGAGCGCTTCCTCGAGACGTGCGAGATCGTCGTGCAGGAGCGCGGCGACCGCGGGCGCCGCTCGCTCGCACAGTTCATCGTCGAGCTGCGCTCGGTCATGCCCGCGCTCGTCATCGGCTCGCTGCTGGCGGGGGCGGTTCAGGTGCTGATCCCGCGAAGCGCCCTGCTGGCCATCGGCTCCGACCCGGCCCTCTCGGTCGCGGCGATGATGCTGCTGGCCGTCGTGGTGTCGCTGTGTTCGAACGTCGACGCCTTCTTCGCGCTGTCATTCGCCTCGACCTTCACACCTGGATCGATCGTCGCCTTCCTCGTCGTGGGTCCGATCGTCGACCTCAAGATGATCGCGTTGCTGCGCACGACCTTCAGCACCCGCGTCCTCGTCGGCATGACGGTGGTCGTCGTGCTGTTCGCCTTCGCGCTCGGAACGGTGGTGAACCTCCTTGTCTAG
- a CDS encoding TIGR03943 family putative permease subunit: MSRSGALATRWLGVGLTACLSITTITLWVTGRMALYINPDSAWFAVGMSFVALIGAIASFALPLGAEADHGHDHEHGHAPAAASARREAFAHADHAHSDPADDHDHAAHDHLAARPRLTPAGIAAFTGGLLASGTVIAVLLTPAASLSTELAVSRDVGAPPLFAGSDVVTLAASGDTSKFGVGDWSAVFAHATNPETFDGKPVTLTGFITAGADGASFDLTRLVITHCVIDAQTARLPIAAPGTAPATGQWVTVTGTVRSSGDGKLEVHADQVAAIDEPADPYEY; this comes from the coding sequence TTGTCTAGATCGGGCGCCCTCGCCACGCGTTGGCTCGGTGTCGGCCTCACCGCGTGTCTGTCGATCACGACGATCACGCTGTGGGTCACCGGTCGCATGGCGCTGTACATCAACCCCGACTCGGCGTGGTTCGCCGTGGGGATGTCGTTCGTCGCCCTGATCGGCGCCATCGCCTCGTTCGCCCTGCCGCTGGGGGCCGAGGCCGATCATGGCCACGACCACGAGCACGGCCATGCCCCCGCGGCCGCCTCGGCCCGCCGCGAGGCCTTCGCGCACGCCGACCATGCGCACTCCGACCCCGCCGACGACCACGACCACGCCGCGCACGACCACCTCGCCGCGCGCCCGCGTCTGACGCCCGCGGGAATCGCCGCCTTCACGGGTGGCCTGCTCGCCTCGGGCACGGTGATCGCGGTGCTGCTCACCCCCGCGGCCTCGCTCTCGACCGAGCTCGCCGTCTCGCGCGACGTGGGGGCGCCGCCGCTGTTCGCGGGGTCCGATGTCGTCACCCTGGCCGCCTCGGGCGATACCTCGAAATTCGGCGTCGGCGACTGGTCGGCGGTGTTCGCCCACGCCACCAACCCTGAGACGTTCGACGGCAAGCCGGTCACGCTCACCGGTTTCATCACCGCGGGCGCCGACGGGGCGAGCTTCGACCTCACGCGCCTGGTGATCACGCACTGCGTCATCGACGCGCAGACGGCCCGCCTGCCGATCGCCGCGCCCGGCACCGCGCCGGCCACGGGGCAATGGGTCACGGTCACGGGCACGGTGCGCTCCAGTGGCGACGGCAAGCTCGAGGTGCACGCCGACCAGGTCGCGGCGATCGACGAGCCGGCGGACCCCTATGAGTACTGA
- a CDS encoding DNA-3-methyladenine glycosylase, which translates to MTRSATRDDLSALPVEVAPSLLGALLETVVQGERVVVRLTEVEAYHGRGTGALPDPGSHARMGPTARNATMWGEPGHLYVYLSHGIHSCVNVVCGPDGVAGGVLLRAGEVVEGADVAERRRLERRGAVRSPRDLARGPGRLGDAVGLRHPVHDGIDAVTGAERAGARAHLLLPTEPPARIASGPRVGVAGLAGTDAFPWRFWIEGDTTVSAFRWGRGAAEAAARQGDTPSVLD; encoded by the coding sequence ATGACCCGATCCGCGACGCGGGACGACCTGTCGGCGCTGCCCGTCGAGGTCGCGCCGTCGCTGCTGGGCGCGCTGCTCGAGACGGTGGTGCAGGGCGAGCGCGTGGTCGTGCGGCTCACCGAGGTCGAGGCGTACCACGGGCGGGGCACGGGAGCCCTGCCCGACCCGGGCTCGCACGCCCGCATGGGACCGACCGCGCGCAACGCCACCATGTGGGGCGAACCCGGACACCTCTACGTGTACCTGAGCCACGGCATCCACTCGTGCGTCAACGTCGTGTGCGGGCCCGACGGCGTGGCCGGCGGTGTGCTGCTGCGTGCGGGCGAGGTCGTGGAGGGCGCCGATGTCGCCGAGCGGCGTCGGCTCGAGCGCCGCGGGGCCGTGCGATCGCCCCGCGACCTGGCGCGAGGGCCGGGTCGGCTCGGCGACGCCGTGGGTCTGCGGCATCCCGTGCACGACGGCATCGATGCGGTGACCGGCGCGGAGCGCGCCGGTGCGCGAGCGCACCTGCTGCTACCGACGGAACCTCCCGCCCGCATCGCCTCCGGGCCGCGGGTCGGCGTCGCGGGGCTGGCGGGAACGGACGCTTTCCCGTGGCGCTTCTGGATCGAGGGGGATACCACGGTGTCGGCGTTCCGCTGGGGGCGCGGAGCCGCGGAGGCGGCCGCTCGTCAAGGCGACACGCCGTCCGTGCTAGACTGA
- the rpmB gene encoding 50S ribosomal protein L28 codes for MAAVCQVTGAVPGFGHNISHSHRRTKRRFDPNVQKKTYFVPSLGRNIKLNVSAKGIKVIDARGIESVVRDLQAKGVKL; via the coding sequence ATGGCAGCAGTGTGCCAGGTGACTGGAGCGGTTCCCGGCTTCGGTCACAACATCTCGCACTCGCACCGCCGGACGAAGCGCCGCTTCGACCCGAACGTGCAGAAGAAGACCTACTTCGTTCCGTCGCTGGGTCGCAACATCAAGCTCAACGTCTCGGCGAAGGGCATCAAGGTCATCGACGCTCGCGGCATCGAGTCCGTCGTCCGTGACCTGCAGGCGAAGGGCGTGAAGCTGTAA
- the rpmG gene encoding 50S ribosomal protein L33 → MAKKAQDVRPIIKLRSTAGTGYTYVTRKNRRNNPDRIVLKKYDPVVRKHVDFREER, encoded by the coding sequence ATGGCGAAGAAGGCTCAGGACGTTCGTCCGATCATCAAGCTGCGCTCGACCGCCGGCACGGGGTACACCTACGTGACGCGCAAGAACCGCCGCAACAACCCCGACCGCATCGTGCTCAAGAAGTACGACCCTGTGGTCCGCAAGCACGTCGACTTCCGAGAGGAGCGCTAA
- the rpsN gene encoding 30S ribosomal protein S14 gives MAKKSKIARNEQRKVVVERYAAKRAELKKTLVDPNATDEAREAARVGLQKLPRNASPARVRSRDVIDGRPRGVLTKFGVSRVRFRDMAHRGELPGVTKSSW, from the coding sequence ATGGCCAAGAAGAGCAAGATCGCGCGCAACGAGCAGCGCAAGGTCGTCGTCGAGCGCTACGCCGCGAAGCGCGCCGAGCTGAAGAAGACCCTGGTCGACCCCAACGCGACTGACGAGGCCCGCGAGGCCGCCCGCGTGGGTCTGCAGAAGCTCCCCCGCAACGCCTCTCCCGCGCGCGTGCGCAGCCGCGACGTCATCGACGGCCGTCCCCGTGGCGTCCTCACGAAGTTCGGCGTCTCGCGCGTCCGCTTCCGTGACATGGCCCACCGTGGCGAGCTGCCCGGTGTGACCAAGTCGTCCTGGTAA
- a CDS encoding helix-turn-helix transcriptional regulator has product MPTSQSSVEARSLLRAASIVTATRLVPGHGNPDRRHLVLLAETEPFDPPRAWTDESARALAALFAARARRDALGLGSALISRYFDAARLTRPATISMATRSLLYSSVGEYACALGWPQVGARFGDEALLFADSDELRFYALAVGAMGHALNGEYESAAAGMASASELSHAYDWRDAIGPSYLLLLADSLVSSARMDHDRLTRVAEELAALDPDDPYLDYSARAIAVMCQLIRGEYADGIAGSWQLLHGSQRHTSQRMIRDFLACIRSDMLIAQGQYTEALLSLTTSQNPEGHGICFSMQRSASLLLLGRERDLLAETEGCVASEADHCLRTLTPVLLQRAIAFDRLGYERRAHQSMESALLLIARTGNSMTPFIMLPPQECANLVEKAVRAHPELTTTANFIYAALDRVGAPVALTPTAVELPGFTPTERALADALLSPLSLADIARERGVSPNTIKSQVRSIYLKLGVSGRSEAVEALRPLLE; this is encoded by the coding sequence ATGCCGACGTCGCAATCGTCCGTCGAAGCACGGTCGCTCCTCCGCGCCGCATCCATCGTGACGGCGACGCGGCTGGTGCCGGGCCACGGCAACCCCGATCGACGGCATCTCGTGCTGCTCGCCGAGACGGAGCCGTTCGATCCCCCGCGCGCCTGGACCGACGAGAGTGCGCGAGCCCTGGCCGCCCTCTTCGCCGCCCGCGCGCGACGCGACGCGCTCGGTCTCGGTTCCGCTCTGATCTCGCGCTACTTCGATGCCGCGCGACTCACCCGCCCGGCGACCATCTCGATGGCGACGCGCTCGCTCCTGTACTCCAGCGTCGGCGAGTACGCGTGCGCCCTCGGATGGCCGCAGGTCGGGGCACGCTTCGGCGACGAGGCCCTCTTGTTCGCCGACTCTGACGAGTTGCGGTTCTACGCGCTGGCCGTCGGAGCCATGGGTCACGCCTTGAACGGCGAGTACGAGTCGGCCGCGGCCGGCATGGCGAGCGCTTCGGAACTCTCACACGCCTACGACTGGCGAGACGCCATCGGCCCGTCCTACCTGCTGCTCCTGGCCGACTCGCTCGTGTCGTCGGCGCGCATGGATCACGATCGCCTGACGCGCGTCGCCGAAGAGCTCGCCGCTCTCGACCCCGACGACCCCTACCTCGACTACTCGGCACGCGCGATCGCGGTCATGTGTCAGCTGATCCGCGGCGAGTACGCCGATGGCATCGCCGGGAGCTGGCAGCTGCTGCACGGGAGCCAACGTCACACCAGTCAGCGGATGATTCGCGACTTCCTCGCGTGCATCCGATCCGACATGCTGATCGCTCAGGGGCAGTACACCGAAGCGCTGCTCAGCCTGACCACGTCGCAGAACCCCGAAGGACACGGGATCTGTTTCTCGATGCAACGCTCGGCGAGCCTGCTGCTGCTCGGTCGAGAACGCGACCTCCTCGCCGAGACGGAGGGGTGCGTGGCCTCCGAGGCCGATCACTGCCTCCGCACGTTGACGCCCGTGCTGCTGCAGCGGGCCATTGCCTTCGATCGTCTCGGCTACGAGCGCCGCGCTCATCAGAGCATGGAATCGGCGCTGCTGCTGATCGCTCGCACGGGCAACTCGATGACGCCGTTCATCATGCTCCCGCCGCAGGAGTGCGCGAACCTGGTCGAGAAGGCCGTCAGGGCGCACCCCGAACTCACCACGACCGCCAATTTCATCTACGCCGCCCTCGACAGGGTGGGCGCTCCGGTGGCGCTCACCCCCACGGCCGTCGAACTGCCCGGCTTCACCCCGACCGAACGCGCACTGGCAGATGCGCTCCTGAGCCCGCTGAGCCTGGCCGACATCGCGCGCGAGCGGGGAGTGTCGCCGAACACGATCAAGAGCCAGGTGCGCTCCATCTACCTCAAGCTCGGCGTCAGCGGACGTTCCGAAGCCGTCGAGGCCCTGCGCCCCCTGCTGGAGTGA
- a CDS encoding HU family DNA-binding protein codes for MADKSITKTELVASIASATGQSQSAVSGVLDSLFSTVSEAVAKGSKVSIPGWIAFEQVATSARTGRNPQTGEEISIPAGKRVKVTAGSKLKAAVK; via the coding sequence ATGGCCGACAAGTCCATCACCAAGACCGAGCTCGTCGCGAGCATCGCCAGCGCGACCGGCCAGAGCCAGTCCGCCGTGTCGGGCGTGCTCGACTCCCTCTTCTCCACCGTCTCCGAGGCGGTCGCCAAGGGCAGCAAGGTTTCGATCCCCGGTTGGATCGCCTTCGAGCAGGTCGCCACGTCGGCTCGCACGGGCCGTAACCCCCAGACCGGCGAGGAGATCTCCATCCCCGCCGGCAAGCGCGTCAAGGTCACCGCGGGCTCGAAGCTGAAGGCCGCCGTCAAGTAA
- a CDS encoding cytochrome c oxidase assembly protein — MNPRLLRVAGPVILVAVSLIAVVVGLAYGGGAAEVQLADPGPVVRWGLPIATLIVNLSAATMVGSLVLALFALPAGERPFEIALDTASIGAAVFTLSAATTGYMTFLNVLNAKPTLDAVFGQQLGRFLVESSVGPAWLITTIAGAVLTVLTFAVRSWIPTLIVAILALAALIPMGTQGHAGDEASHNAAVTSLVLHIIAAAVWLGGLVLLVVLRPAMSRAQLQTVLLRYSSIALVAFIVVAVSGTVRASIGLLGLQNLWSAYGTLVLVKAAALVAMGVLGAWYRRRLISRMSDEPGSRRFWGVITLELVFMGVASGAAAALARTPPPVEAPLVGLTPAEVLTGAPLPPELTVGRWFTAWDVDLLWTLIVAFALFFYLAGVWRLRRRGDAWPIHRTVLWTLGLLGVFWVTSGPINVYQDYLFSMHMIGHMLLSMAIPLLLVTGAPVTLAARAIRKREDGTRGGREWILWAVHNPIAKVLTNPYVAAGLFIGSLWAFYYTDLFRWSLYDHVGHIWMVAHFLITGYLFVLSLVGIDPVPYRLPYPMRLLVLIAIMAMHAFFGIAIMMNSGLMVAEWFGAMGRTWGATPLQDQYVGGGVAWSVGEIPTLILAITVAIQWSRSDERQQKRRDRHVDRVGDLELDAYNEELARLAARDARLAARGRG, encoded by the coding sequence GTGAATCCCCGACTGCTCCGCGTCGCGGGACCCGTCATCCTGGTCGCGGTCTCGCTGATCGCCGTCGTCGTGGGCCTCGCGTACGGCGGCGGCGCCGCCGAGGTGCAGCTCGCCGACCCCGGCCCCGTCGTGCGCTGGGGCCTGCCGATCGCGACGCTGATCGTCAACCTCTCGGCGGCGACGATGGTCGGCTCCCTCGTGCTCGCACTGTTCGCCCTTCCCGCCGGCGAGCGCCCGTTCGAGATCGCGCTCGACACCGCCTCCATCGGTGCGGCGGTCTTCACCCTCTCGGCCGCGACGACCGGGTACATGACGTTCCTCAACGTCCTCAACGCCAAGCCCACGCTCGACGCCGTGTTCGGTCAGCAGCTCGGACGCTTCCTCGTCGAGAGCTCCGTGGGCCCGGCCTGGCTCATCACCACGATCGCCGGTGCCGTGCTCACCGTACTCACGTTCGCGGTGCGTTCGTGGATCCCGACCCTGATCGTGGCGATCCTCGCCCTCGCGGCGCTCATCCCGATGGGCACGCAGGGTCACGCCGGCGACGAAGCCAGCCACAACGCAGCGGTGACCTCGCTCGTGCTGCACATCATCGCGGCCGCGGTGTGGCTCGGAGGTCTCGTCCTGCTGGTCGTCCTGCGACCGGCGATGTCGCGCGCTCAGCTGCAGACGGTGCTGCTGCGGTACTCGTCGATCGCGCTCGTGGCCTTCATCGTGGTGGCGGTATCGGGAACGGTGCGCGCATCGATCGGTCTGCTCGGCCTGCAGAACCTCTGGTCCGCCTATGGCACCCTCGTGCTGGTCAAGGCGGCGGCCTTGGTCGCCATGGGCGTCCTGGGCGCCTGGTACCGGCGGCGACTCATCTCGCGGATGTCCGACGAACCCGGCTCGCGACGGTTCTGGGGCGTCATCACGCTCGAGCTGGTCTTCATGGGGGTGGCGAGCGGGGCCGCCGCCGCGCTCGCCCGCACGCCGCCACCGGTCGAGGCGCCCCTCGTCGGTTTGACGCCGGCCGAGGTTCTCACCGGTGCGCCGCTGCCGCCCGAGCTGACCGTCGGCCGATGGTTCACCGCCTGGGACGTCGACCTCTTGTGGACGCTCATCGTCGCGTTCGCGCTCTTCTTCTATCTCGCCGGCGTCTGGCGCCTCCGGCGCCGCGGCGACGCGTGGCCGATCCACCGCACGGTGCTGTGGACCCTGGGACTGCTGGGGGTGTTCTGGGTCACCTCGGGGCCGATCAACGTCTACCAGGACTACCTCTTCAGCATGCACATGATCGGGCACATGCTGCTGTCGATGGCCATCCCGTTGCTGCTGGTCACCGGCGCGCCGGTGACGCTCGCGGCGCGCGCCATCCGCAAGCGCGAGGACGGCACGCGCGGGGGACGCGAGTGGATCCTCTGGGCCGTGCACAATCCGATCGCGAAGGTTCTCACCAACCCCTACGTCGCGGCCGGGCTGTTCATCGGATCGCTGTGGGCGTTCTACTACACCGACCTGTTCCGCTGGTCGCTGTACGACCACGTCGGTCACATCTGGATGGTCGCCCACTTCCTCATCACGGGGTATCTCTTCGTGTTGAGCCTGGTCGGCATCGATCCCGTTCCATATCGGTTGCCCTACCCGATGCGCCTGCTCGTGCTCATCGCGATCATGGCGATGCACGCTTTCTTCGGCATCGCGATCATGATGAACTCCGGCCTGATGGTCGCCGAGTGGTTCGGGGCCATGGGGCGCACCTGGGGGGCCACGCCCCTGCAGGACCAGTACGTCGGCGGGGGCGTGGCGTGGTCGGTGGGGGAGATTCCCACACTCATCCTGGCGATCACCGTGGCGATCCAGTGGAGCCGGAGCGACGAGCGGCAGCAGAAGCGTCGCGATCGACACGTGGACCGCGTCGGTGACCTCGAGCTCGACGCGTACAACGAGGAACTGGCCCGTCTGGCTGCCCGCGACGCCCGCCTCGCCGCGCGCGGTCGGGGCTGA